A window of the Gasterosteus aculeatus chromosome 21, fGasAcu3.hap1.1, whole genome shotgun sequence genome harbors these coding sequences:
- the myo3a gene encoding myosin-IIIa isoform X14: MCLNLFFTRTIYVSLFAFLPLNIIHQRRSLLKMFPQPGKSIVFDNFPDPTEAWDIIETIGKGTYGKVYKVLNKLDGSKAAVKILDPVHDIDEEIEAEYNILKALSDHANVVKFFGMYYKKDVKCGDQLWLVLELCNGGSVTDLAKGMLKRGDRMDEAVVAYILHEALMGLQHLHVHKTIHRDVKGNNILLTTHGGVKLVDFGVSAQLTNTRLRRNTSVGTPFWMAPEVIACEQQLDSTYDARCDVWSLGITAIELGDGDPPLSELHPMRALFKIPRNPPPTLHQPELWSDGFNDFICKCLIKDLELRPNVLDLLQHVFIKASVGREKILQKQLIELIDLNQQIGIIDKTSHHGKTDRSTDSNDRHERIHTKRGGHMKTQSDLDEVDDLATLEVLDENTVTEQLQRRYGRDQIYTYVGDILIAVNPFHGMQIYGPQCTKMYIGAKRTANPPHIFAVADIAYQSMVSFNTDQCVVISGESGAGKTESAHLLVQQLTVLGKANNQTLQEKILLVNSLVEAFGNACTVINDNSSRFGKYLEMKFTCGGTVVGAQISEYLLEKSRVIHQAAGERNFHIFYYLYAGLADRKKLAHYKLSDSKTPKYLLNEHVKLGPDIVSNSFYKEQFDAVEQCFKVIGFTLEELGSVYSTLAAILNSGDVEFSPVASEHQTDKSDISNTSVLENVASLLCIRSDELQEALTSHCVVARGETIVRPNTVDKAAEVRDAMGKALYGRLFSWIVNRINALLRPDGNLGEDEKGLNIGILDIFGFENFKKNSFEQLCINIANEQIQFYFNQHIFAWEQDEYLNEEVDARMIEYEDNRPLLDLFLQKPMGMLSLLDEESRFPQATDQTLVEKFEDNLKTKSFWRPKRVDLGFGIHHYAGKVIYSAAGFLAKNRDALPADIVLLLRSSENELTRKLVTHPLTKTGNLAHTKGKGANTMRTPTRSLTFAKMGVLSFYNSFSFSEPSRDSKPVPQKKSLIPLDDAEKTPGEPGDAPYHPRETTNMRTQTVASYFRYSLMDLLSKMVAGQPHFVRCIKPNNDRQANRFDREKVLVQLRYTGVLETAKIRRQGYSHRIVFANFIKRYYMVAFPAHEEPPVTQETCAAILENAKLENWAMGKTKVFLKYHHVEHLNLMVQQATQRIILLQAFVRGWMGAKRYRQLLKDRERSALVLQSAYRGHRVRKKAAGDKSKAEFEAFVVRFQAVCRGYVAKKKYRQLVEEKNKAATKIQARYRGHKERKSFKRKRDAKEKEQAEKALKEKEEPQKLSDQENETKAAVVLQSNFRGYKERKKFKERKRTAAGAQSESPPDAAVQPEAGRESAGRESGNDDEDESTYEAEENDDSDHTQVPDTEEEEGVEGGDAGQAEPAEDGKEESGQEEAAEGDAVNEEEQTRAATVLQSNFRGHKERKRLQDEGKIPARKQEARSPPGEEDGPGDQTPAAEVGDEATGRGGGGRTVDVSSSDQDEARAAVVLQSNFRGHKERKRLEEEGKIPKKTQKKKNETPDRSAEKPGGVDEEKAATVLQSNFRGHRDRKKLRADREAREKTAEEEEEAREEAPDVADVAMERREDAAGERERLEEEQAAVKIQSNFRGHKDRKNLKANKQKARTEAARLESFSKQITKTSEDFAALQTKLNEIIQAHHSNPENNGMFVRGKAINGYAPQNHQSTLGNRGKPQRTFRLSSGSIRA, encoded by the exons atgtgtctaAATCTATTCTTCACCAGGACCATCTACGTGTCACTGTTTGCTTTCCTCCCTCTTAACATCATCCATCAAAG GAGATCTCTCCTCAAGATGTTTCCACAACCGGGGAAATCCATCGTCTTCGACAACTTCCCGGATCCCACCGAGGCCTGGGACATCATCGAGACCATCGGCAAGGGGACCTACGGAAAAGTCTACAAGGTGCTCAACAAGCTCGACGGCAGCAAAGCGGCCGTGAAGATACTGGACCCCGTCCAC GATATCGACGAGGAGATCGAAGCGGAGTACAACATCCTCAAAGCGCTGTCCGACCACGCCAATGTGGTGAAGTTCTTCGGGATGTACTACAAGAAGGATGTGAAATGCGGCGACCAGCTGTGGCTGGTGCTGGAG CTCTGCAATGGCGGCTCTGTGACAGACCTGGCCAAAGGGATGCTGAAGAGGGGGGACCGCATGGACGAAGCCGTCGTTGCCTACATCCTGCACGAGGCCCTCATG GGCCTGCAGCACCTGCACGTCCACAAGACCATCCACCGCGACGTCAAGGGCAACAACATCCTGCTGACGACGCACGGAGGCGTCAAACTGGTGGACTTCG GTGTCTCGGCCCAGCTGACGAACACGCGTCTGAGGAGGAACACCTCGGTGGGGACTCCCTTCTGGATGGCTCCGGAG GTGATCGCCTGcgagcagcagctggactcGACCTACGACGCTCGCTGTGACGTCTGGTCCCTCGGCATCACGGCCATAGAGCTCGGAGACggagacccccccctctccgaaCTCCACCCAATGAGAGCGCTCTTCAAAATCCCCAG AAATCCCCCGCCGACCCTCCACCAGCCGGAGCTCTGGTCCGACGGCTTTAACGACTTCATCTGCAA ATGTCTGATCAAGGACTTAGAGCTGAGGCCCAACGTGCTGGACCTGCTGCAGCACGTCTTCATCAAAGCCAGCGTCGGCAGAGAGAAGATCCTGCAGAAGCAGCTGATCGAGCTCATCGATCTCAACCAGCAAATAGGAATCATTGATAAAACCAG CCATCAtggaaagacagacagaagcaCAGACAGTAATGACAG GCATGAACGCATCCACACCAAGCGAGGAGGCCACATGAAGACGCAGAGCGACCTCGACGAGGTGGACGACCTCGCCACCCTGGAGGTTCTGGACGAG AACACGGTCACCGAGCAGCTGCAGCGCCGCTACGGGCGCGATCAAATCTACACGTACGTGGGAGACATCCTCATCGCGGTCAACCCGTTCCACGGCATGCAGATATACGGCCCTCAG TGCACCAAGATGTACATCGGAGCCAAGCGCACGGCCAACCCCCCTCACATCTTCGCCGTGGCTGACATCGCCTACCAGTCCATGGTGTCGTTTAATACAGACCAG TGCGTGGTGATCAGCGGGGAAAGCGGAGCCGGGAAGACGGAGAGCGCTCATCTGTTGGTGCAGCAGCTGACGGTGCTCGGAAAG GCCAACAACCAgacgctgcaggagaagatcctgCTGGTCAACAGCCTGGTGGAAGCGTTCGGAAACGCCTGCACCGTCATCAACGACAACTCCAGCCGCTTCGGCAAGTACCTGGAGATGAAGTTCACCTGCGGAGGAACGGTGGTGGGAGCGCAGATATCCGAGTACCTGCTGGAGAAGTCCAGGGTCATCCACCAGGCGGC GGGGGAGAGGAACTTCCACATCTTCTACTACCTGTACGCCGGCCTGGCAGACAGGAAGAAGCTGGCTCACTACAAGCTCTCCGACAGCAAAACACCCAA GTATCTGCTGAACGAGCACGTTAAATTGGGGCCCGACATAGTGAGCAACAGCTTCTACAAGGAGCAGTTTGATGCGGTGGAGCAGTGTTTCAAAGTCATCGGATTCACCCTAGAG GAGCTGGGCAGCGTCTACAGCACCCTGGCTGCCATCCTCAACTCCGGCGACGTGGAGTTCTCTCCGGTCGCCTCGGAGCACCAGACCGACAAGAGCGACATCTCCAACACGTCGGTCCTGGAGAAcg TGGCGTCGCTGCTGTGCATCCGCTCGGACGAGCTGCAGGAAGCCCTGACCTCCCACTGCGTGGTCGCCCGCGGGGAGACCATCGTCAGGCCCAACACGGTGGACAAGGCGGCGGAGGTGAGGGACGCCATGGGCAAGGCGCTCTACGGCCGCCTCTTCAGCTGGATCGTCAACCGCATCAACGCGCTGCTGCGGCCCGACGGAAACCTCGG GGAGGACGAGAAGGGCCTGAACATCGGGATCCTGGACATCTTCGGTTTCGAGAACTTCAAGAAGAACTCCTTCGAGCAGCTCTGCATCAACATCGCCAACGAGCAGATCCAGTTCTACTTCAACCAGCACATCTTCGCCTGGGAGCAG GACGAGTACCTGAACGAGGAGGTGGACGCCCGGATGATCGAGTACGAGGACAACCGCCCCCTCCTGGACCTGTTCCTGCAGAAGCCCATGGGGATGCTGTCGCTGCTGGATGAGGAGAGTCGCTTCCCGCAGGCCACCGACCAGACGCTCGTAG AGAAATTCGAAGACAACCTGAAGACCAAAAGCTTCTGGCGACCGAAGCGGGTGGACCTGGGCTTCGGTATCCACCACTACGCCGGAAAG GTGATCTACAGCGCCGCCGGCTTCTTGGCCAAGAACCGGGACGCGCTGCCGGCCGACAtcgtgctgctgctgaggtcGTCGGAAAACGAGCTCACCCGCAAGCTGGTCACCCATCCGCTCACCAAGACGG GTAACCTCGCCCACACTAAGGGGAAAGGCGCGAACACCATGCGGACCCCGACGCGCAGCCTCACCTTCGCCAAG ATGGGAGTGCTTAGCTTCTACaattctttctctttcagcGAG CCTTCTCGGGACTCAAAGCCGGTCCctcaaaaaaaaagcttgattCCTCTCGATGACGCAGAGAAAACG CCGGGCGAACCGGGAGACGCGCCGTACCACCCGAGAGAAACCACCAACATGAGGACACAGACGGTGGCCTCCTACTTCAGA TACTCTCTGATGGATCTGCTGTCCAAGATGGTGGCGGGGCAGCCTCACTTTGTGCGCTGCATCAAACCCAACAACGACCGCCAAGCCAACAGGTTCGACCGGGAGAAGGTCCTGGTCCAGCTGCGATACACCGGCGTCCTGGAGACCGCCAAGATCAGGCGGCAGGGCTACTCGCACCGCATCGTGTTCGCCAACTTCATAAAGAG ATACTACATGGTGGCGTTCCCCGCTCACGAGGAGCCGCCCGTCACCCAGGAAACGTGCGCAGCCATTCTGGAGAATGCCAAGCTGGAGAACTGGGCCATGGGGAAGACGAAG GTGTTCCTCAAGTACCACCACGTGGAACATCTGAACCTGATGGTGCAGCAGGCCACGCAGCGCATCATCCTGCTGCAGGCCTTCGTCCGCGGCTGGATGGGAGCCAAACGGTACCGCCAGCTGTTAAAGGACCGAGAACGCAGCGCGCTGGTGCTGCAGTCAG catACAGAGGTCATAGAGTACGGAAGAAGGCGGCCGGCGACAAAAGCAAAGCGGAGTTTGAGGCCTTCGTCGTCCGGTTTCAGGCCG TCTGCAGGGGCTACGTGGCCAAAAAGAAATACAGGCagttggtggaggagaagaacaaaGCTGCAACCAAGATTCAGGCTCGCTACAGAGGCCACAAGGAGAGGAAAAGCTTCAAAAGGAAACG GGACGCCAAAGAGAAAGAGCAAGCGGAGAAGGCCctcaaagaaaaagaggaaccgCAGAAGCTGAGCGACCAGGAGAATGAGACCAAGGCGGCCGTGGTTCTGCAGAGCAACTTCAGGGGCTacaaagagaggaaaaagtttaaagagagaaagaggacggCGGCCGGGGCCCAATCGGAGTCACCGCCGGATGCAGCGGTGCAACCAGAAGCCGGGCGAGAGTCCGCCGGCAGAGAGTCGGGGAATGACGACGAAGACGAGAGCACGTACGAAGCGGAGGAGAATGACGATAGCGATCACACGCAGGTGCCAGACaccgaagaggaagagggggtcGAAGGAGGAGATGCCGGCCAAGCGGAGCCGGCGGAGGACgggaaggaggagagcggaCAAGAGGAGGCTGCAGAGGGAGACGCTGTGAATGAAGAAGAACAGACCAGGGCCGCCACGGTCCTCCAGAGCAACTTCAGGGGTcacaaggagaggaagaggctgcAGGACGAAGGCAAGATCCCCGCTCGGAAACAGGAAGCAAGGAGTCCGCCGGGCGAGGAGGACGGGCCCGGAGATCAAACTCCAGCAGCGGAAGTTGGCGACGAGGCgacaggaaggggaggaggaggaagaacagtAGATGTTTCCTCGAGCGACCAAGACGAGGCCAGAGCAGCCGTGGTGCTTCAGAGCAACTTCCGCGGCCACAAAGAGCGCAAGCGGCtcgaggaggaaggaaagatcCCCAAGAagacgcagaagaagaagaacgagaCGCCGGACCGTTCGGCGGAGAAGCCGGGGGGAGTGGACGAGGAGAAAGCCGCCACTGTCCTTCAGAGTAACTTCAGAGGCCACCGGGACCGGAAGAAGCTGAGAGCCGACCGAGAAGCGCGGGAGAAGacggcggaggaagaggaggaagccagagaggaGGCACCGGACGTTGCCGACGTGGCGATGGAGCGCAGGGAGGACGCAGCCGGCGAGAGGgagcggctggaggaggagcaggccgCCGTGAAGATCCAGAGCAACTTCAGAGGCCACAAGGACCGAAAGAACCTCAAAGCCAACAAGCAAAAAGCGAGGACGGAAGCTGCACGACTGGAGAGCTTCTCCAAGCAG ATCACAAAGACCTCTGAGGACTTTGCGGCCCTGCAGACCAAGTTGAACGAGATCATCCAGGCCCATCATTCAAACCCCGAGAACAACGGCATGTTTGTGAGAGGGAAAGCGATCAATGGCTACGCGCCTCAGAATCACCAGTCAA CTTTAGGTAATCGAGGAAAACCGCAGAGGACATTTCGTCTCTCCTCCGGCTCCATCCGTGCTTAA
- the myo3a gene encoding myosin-IIIa isoform X2: MCLNLFFTRTIYVSLFAFLPLNIIHQRRSLLKMFPQPGKSIVFDNFPDPTEAWDIIETIGKGTYGKVYKVLNKLDGSKAAVKILDPVHDIDEEIEAEYNILKALSDHANVVKFFGMYYKKDVKCGDQLWLVLELCNGGSVTDLAKGMLKRGDRMDEAVVAYILHEALMGLQHLHVHKTIHRDVKGNNILLTTHGGVKLVDFGVSAQLTNTRLRRNTSVGTPFWMAPEVIACEQQLDSTYDARCDVWSLGITAIELGDGDPPLSELHPMRALFKIPRNPPPTLHQPELWSDGFNDFICKCLIKDLELRPNVLDLLQHVFIKASVGREKILQKQLIELIDLNQQIGIIDKTRHERIHTKRGGHMKTQSDLDEVDDLATLEVLDENTVTEQLQRRYGRDQIYTYVGDILIAVNPFHGMQIYGPQCTKMYIGAKRTANPPHIFAVADIAYQSMVSFNTDQCVVISGESGAGKTESAHLLVQQLTVLGKANNQTLQEKILLVNSLVEAFGNACTVINDNSSRFGKYLEMKFTCGGTVVGAQISEYLLEKSRVIHQAAGERNFHIFYYLYAGLADRKKLAHYKLSDSKTPKYLLNEHVKLGPDIVSNSFYKEQFDAVEQCFKVIGFTLEELGSVYSTLAAILNSGDVEFSPVASEHQTDKSDISNTSVLENVASLLCIRSDELQEALTSHCVVARGETIVRPNTVDKAAEVRDAMGKALYGRLFSWIVNRINALLRPDGNLGEDEKGLNIGILDIFGFENFKKNSFEQLCINIANEQIQFYFNQHIFAWEQDEYLNEEVDARMIEYEDNRPLLDLFLQKPMGMLSLLDEESRFPQATDQTLVEKFEDNLKTKSFWRPKRVDLGFGIHHYAGKVIYSAAGFLAKNRDALPADIVLLLRSSENELTRKLVTHPLTKTGNLAHTKGKGANTMRTPTRSLTFAKMGVLSFYNSFSFSEPSRDSKPVPQKKSLIPLDDAEKTPGEPGDAPYHPRETTNMRTQTVASYFRYSLMDLLSKMVAGQPHFVRCIKPNNDRQANRFDREKVLVQLRYTGVLETAKIRRQGYSHRIVFANFIKRYYMVAFPAHEEPPVTQETCAAILENAKLENWAMGKTKVFLKYHHVEHLNLMVQQATQRIILLQAFVRGWMGAKRYRQLLKDRERSALVLQSAYRGHRVRKKAAGDKSKAEFEAFVVRFQAVCRGYVAKKKYRQLVEEKNKAATKIQARYRGHKERKSFKRKRDAKEKEQAEKALKEKEEPQKLSDQENETKAAVVLQSNFRGYKERKKFKERKRTAAGAQSESPPDAAVQPEAGRESAGRESGNDDEDESTYEAEENDDSDHTQVPDTEEEEGVEGGDAGQAEPAEDGKEESGQEEAAEGDAVNEEEQTRAATVLQSNFRGHKERKRLQDEGKIPARKQEARSPPGEEDGPGDQTPAAEVGDEATGRGGGGRTVDVSSSDQDEARAAVVLQSNFRGHKERKRLEEEGKIPKKTQKKKNETPDRSAEKPGGVDEEKAATVLQSNFRGHRDRKKLRADREAREKTAEEEEEAREEAPDVADVAMERREDAAGERERLEEEQAAVKIQSNFRGHKDRKNLKANKQKARTEAARLESFSKQITKTSEDFAALQTKLNEIIQAHHSNPENNGMFVRGKAINGYAPQNHQSTDKRQSRSPRRTQEPKTLNTPEDATYYNLIHRAVAPHKIALFAALKRSVQDDKRKPRKEDPGKLLDVDDHYYRTLSSSRSEPCLFPEDASPYGAPERRPSLGGSVDGGMYNEPLTPATASRPTRERAVTEPQPPRTACNDRHSLLRMPSTDSRTEDNPFDFRHLLRKTSQRRRLIKQY, from the exons atgtgtctaAATCTATTCTTCACCAGGACCATCTACGTGTCACTGTTTGCTTTCCTCCCTCTTAACATCATCCATCAAAG GAGATCTCTCCTCAAGATGTTTCCACAACCGGGGAAATCCATCGTCTTCGACAACTTCCCGGATCCCACCGAGGCCTGGGACATCATCGAGACCATCGGCAAGGGGACCTACGGAAAAGTCTACAAGGTGCTCAACAAGCTCGACGGCAGCAAAGCGGCCGTGAAGATACTGGACCCCGTCCAC GATATCGACGAGGAGATCGAAGCGGAGTACAACATCCTCAAAGCGCTGTCCGACCACGCCAATGTGGTGAAGTTCTTCGGGATGTACTACAAGAAGGATGTGAAATGCGGCGACCAGCTGTGGCTGGTGCTGGAG CTCTGCAATGGCGGCTCTGTGACAGACCTGGCCAAAGGGATGCTGAAGAGGGGGGACCGCATGGACGAAGCCGTCGTTGCCTACATCCTGCACGAGGCCCTCATG GGCCTGCAGCACCTGCACGTCCACAAGACCATCCACCGCGACGTCAAGGGCAACAACATCCTGCTGACGACGCACGGAGGCGTCAAACTGGTGGACTTCG GTGTCTCGGCCCAGCTGACGAACACGCGTCTGAGGAGGAACACCTCGGTGGGGACTCCCTTCTGGATGGCTCCGGAG GTGATCGCCTGcgagcagcagctggactcGACCTACGACGCTCGCTGTGACGTCTGGTCCCTCGGCATCACGGCCATAGAGCTCGGAGACggagacccccccctctccgaaCTCCACCCAATGAGAGCGCTCTTCAAAATCCCCAG AAATCCCCCGCCGACCCTCCACCAGCCGGAGCTCTGGTCCGACGGCTTTAACGACTTCATCTGCAA ATGTCTGATCAAGGACTTAGAGCTGAGGCCCAACGTGCTGGACCTGCTGCAGCACGTCTTCATCAAAGCCAGCGTCGGCAGAGAGAAGATCCTGCAGAAGCAGCTGATCGAGCTCATCGATCTCAACCAGCAAATAGGAATCATTGATAAAACCAG GCATGAACGCATCCACACCAAGCGAGGAGGCCACATGAAGACGCAGAGCGACCTCGACGAGGTGGACGACCTCGCCACCCTGGAGGTTCTGGACGAG AACACGGTCACCGAGCAGCTGCAGCGCCGCTACGGGCGCGATCAAATCTACACGTACGTGGGAGACATCCTCATCGCGGTCAACCCGTTCCACGGCATGCAGATATACGGCCCTCAG TGCACCAAGATGTACATCGGAGCCAAGCGCACGGCCAACCCCCCTCACATCTTCGCCGTGGCTGACATCGCCTACCAGTCCATGGTGTCGTTTAATACAGACCAG TGCGTGGTGATCAGCGGGGAAAGCGGAGCCGGGAAGACGGAGAGCGCTCATCTGTTGGTGCAGCAGCTGACGGTGCTCGGAAAG GCCAACAACCAgacgctgcaggagaagatcctgCTGGTCAACAGCCTGGTGGAAGCGTTCGGAAACGCCTGCACCGTCATCAACGACAACTCCAGCCGCTTCGGCAAGTACCTGGAGATGAAGTTCACCTGCGGAGGAACGGTGGTGGGAGCGCAGATATCCGAGTACCTGCTGGAGAAGTCCAGGGTCATCCACCAGGCGGC GGGGGAGAGGAACTTCCACATCTTCTACTACCTGTACGCCGGCCTGGCAGACAGGAAGAAGCTGGCTCACTACAAGCTCTCCGACAGCAAAACACCCAA GTATCTGCTGAACGAGCACGTTAAATTGGGGCCCGACATAGTGAGCAACAGCTTCTACAAGGAGCAGTTTGATGCGGTGGAGCAGTGTTTCAAAGTCATCGGATTCACCCTAGAG GAGCTGGGCAGCGTCTACAGCACCCTGGCTGCCATCCTCAACTCCGGCGACGTGGAGTTCTCTCCGGTCGCCTCGGAGCACCAGACCGACAAGAGCGACATCTCCAACACGTCGGTCCTGGAGAAcg TGGCGTCGCTGCTGTGCATCCGCTCGGACGAGCTGCAGGAAGCCCTGACCTCCCACTGCGTGGTCGCCCGCGGGGAGACCATCGTCAGGCCCAACACGGTGGACAAGGCGGCGGAGGTGAGGGACGCCATGGGCAAGGCGCTCTACGGCCGCCTCTTCAGCTGGATCGTCAACCGCATCAACGCGCTGCTGCGGCCCGACGGAAACCTCGG GGAGGACGAGAAGGGCCTGAACATCGGGATCCTGGACATCTTCGGTTTCGAGAACTTCAAGAAGAACTCCTTCGAGCAGCTCTGCATCAACATCGCCAACGAGCAGATCCAGTTCTACTTCAACCAGCACATCTTCGCCTGGGAGCAG GACGAGTACCTGAACGAGGAGGTGGACGCCCGGATGATCGAGTACGAGGACAACCGCCCCCTCCTGGACCTGTTCCTGCAGAAGCCCATGGGGATGCTGTCGCTGCTGGATGAGGAGAGTCGCTTCCCGCAGGCCACCGACCAGACGCTCGTAG AGAAATTCGAAGACAACCTGAAGACCAAAAGCTTCTGGCGACCGAAGCGGGTGGACCTGGGCTTCGGTATCCACCACTACGCCGGAAAG GTGATCTACAGCGCCGCCGGCTTCTTGGCCAAGAACCGGGACGCGCTGCCGGCCGACAtcgtgctgctgctgaggtcGTCGGAAAACGAGCTCACCCGCAAGCTGGTCACCCATCCGCTCACCAAGACGG GTAACCTCGCCCACACTAAGGGGAAAGGCGCGAACACCATGCGGACCCCGACGCGCAGCCTCACCTTCGCCAAG ATGGGAGTGCTTAGCTTCTACaattctttctctttcagcGAG CCTTCTCGGGACTCAAAGCCGGTCCctcaaaaaaaaagcttgattCCTCTCGATGACGCAGAGAAAACG CCGGGCGAACCGGGAGACGCGCCGTACCACCCGAGAGAAACCACCAACATGAGGACACAGACGGTGGCCTCCTACTTCAGA TACTCTCTGATGGATCTGCTGTCCAAGATGGTGGCGGGGCAGCCTCACTTTGTGCGCTGCATCAAACCCAACAACGACCGCCAAGCCAACAGGTTCGACCGGGAGAAGGTCCTGGTCCAGCTGCGATACACCGGCGTCCTGGAGACCGCCAAGATCAGGCGGCAGGGCTACTCGCACCGCATCGTGTTCGCCAACTTCATAAAGAG ATACTACATGGTGGCGTTCCCCGCTCACGAGGAGCCGCCCGTCACCCAGGAAACGTGCGCAGCCATTCTGGAGAATGCCAAGCTGGAGAACTGGGCCATGGGGAAGACGAAG GTGTTCCTCAAGTACCACCACGTGGAACATCTGAACCTGATGGTGCAGCAGGCCACGCAGCGCATCATCCTGCTGCAGGCCTTCGTCCGCGGCTGGATGGGAGCCAAACGGTACCGCCAGCTGTTAAAGGACCGAGAACGCAGCGCGCTGGTGCTGCAGTCAG catACAGAGGTCATAGAGTACGGAAGAAGGCGGCCGGCGACAAAAGCAAAGCGGAGTTTGAGGCCTTCGTCGTCCGGTTTCAGGCCG TCTGCAGGGGCTACGTGGCCAAAAAGAAATACAGGCagttggtggaggagaagaacaaaGCTGCAACCAAGATTCAGGCTCGCTACAGAGGCCACAAGGAGAGGAAAAGCTTCAAAAGGAAACG GGACGCCAAAGAGAAAGAGCAAGCGGAGAAGGCCctcaaagaaaaagaggaaccgCAGAAGCTGAGCGACCAGGAGAATGAGACCAAGGCGGCCGTGGTTCTGCAGAGCAACTTCAGGGGCTacaaagagaggaaaaagtttaaagagagaaagaggacggCGGCCGGGGCCCAATCGGAGTCACCGCCGGATGCAGCGGTGCAACCAGAAGCCGGGCGAGAGTCCGCCGGCAGAGAGTCGGGGAATGACGACGAAGACGAGAGCACGTACGAAGCGGAGGAGAATGACGATAGCGATCACACGCAGGTGCCAGACaccgaagaggaagagggggtcGAAGGAGGAGATGCCGGCCAAGCGGAGCCGGCGGAGGACgggaaggaggagagcggaCAAGAGGAGGCTGCAGAGGGAGACGCTGTGAATGAAGAAGAACAGACCAGGGCCGCCACGGTCCTCCAGAGCAACTTCAGGGGTcacaaggagaggaagaggctgcAGGACGAAGGCAAGATCCCCGCTCGGAAACAGGAAGCAAGGAGTCCGCCGGGCGAGGAGGACGGGCCCGGAGATCAAACTCCAGCAGCGGAAGTTGGCGACGAGGCgacaggaaggggaggaggaggaagaacagtAGATGTTTCCTCGAGCGACCAAGACGAGGCCAGAGCAGCCGTGGTGCTTCAGAGCAACTTCCGCGGCCACAAAGAGCGCAAGCGGCtcgaggaggaaggaaagatcCCCAAGAagacgcagaagaagaagaacgagaCGCCGGACCGTTCGGCGGAGAAGCCGGGGGGAGTGGACGAGGAGAAAGCCGCCACTGTCCTTCAGAGTAACTTCAGAGGCCACCGGGACCGGAAGAAGCTGAGAGCCGACCGAGAAGCGCGGGAGAAGacggcggaggaagaggaggaagccagagaggaGGCACCGGACGTTGCCGACGTGGCGATGGAGCGCAGGGAGGACGCAGCCGGCGAGAGGgagcggctggaggaggagcaggccgCCGTGAAGATCCAGAGCAACTTCAGAGGCCACAAGGACCGAAAGAACCTCAAAGCCAACAAGCAAAAAGCGAGGACGGAAGCTGCACGACTGGAGAGCTTCTCCAAGCAG ATCACAAAGACCTCTGAGGACTTTGCGGCCCTGCAGACCAAGTTGAACGAGATCATCCAGGCCCATCATTCAAACCCCGAGAACAACGGCATGTTTGTGAGAGGGAAAGCGATCAATGGCTACGCGCCTCAGAATCACCAGTCAA CCGACAAGAGACAGTCGAGGAGCCCCCGCAGGACGCAGGAGCCGAAGACCCTCAACACGCCGGAGGACGCCACCTACTACAACTTGATTCAC CGAGCTGTAGCTCCTCACAAAATAGCTCTCTTTGCAGCACTTAAG cgcTCCGTCCAGGACGATAAACGCAAGCCCAGGAAAGAGGA TCCGGGGAAGCTGCTGGATGTGGATGACCACTATTACCGGACGCTGTCCAGCAGCAGGTCCGAGCCCTGCCTCTTCCCGGAGGACGCGTCGCCGTACGGGGCCCCCGAGAGGAGGCCGTCTCTCGGGGGCTCCGTGGACGGTGGGATGTACAACGAGCCCCTCACCCCGGCCACGGCCAGCAGACCGACCCGAGAGAGGGCCGTCACAGAGCCGCAGCCCCCCAGGACCGCCTGTAACGACAG ACACTCACTTCTCAGAATGCCCTCCACGGACAGTCGAACTGAGGACAACCCGTTTGACTTCAGACATCTGCTGAGGAAGACCTCCCAGAGACGAAGGCTCATCAAACAGTACTGA